From Elusimicrobiaceae bacterium, one genomic window encodes:
- a CDS encoding restriction endonuclease subunit S: MQKSDWKKCKLEDICTIKKRSISPEVGMRYTLYSLPAFDMEKTPEYVKGEDIKSNKLLVEPNAILYNKLNIKFKRVWKLGSSLKENTICSTEFLPIYANKIEQAFLFYILTSPFFTDAMIGCATGTSNSHQRIQSSNVLNYDILLPPVEEQKRIAGILGALDDKIELLQKQNKTLEDMAKAIFKSWFVDFDVVHAKQKGLPKADIIREYHLTDELYDLFPSDFENSSLGLIPLGWQVKTLGDISTCYDSKRIPLSNRERAERQGNYPYYGATSIMDHVDDFLFDGIYLLLGEDGSVVKPEGTPFLQYVFGKIWVNNHAHVLQGKAPVGTEFLYLFLSDVQIQPYVTGAVQAKLNQKNMNSIPVCMATEDFVRQFQGIIEIYFVKIRSNLKQIQTLTELRDTLLPPLISGKIRV; encoded by the coding sequence ATGCAAAAAAGTGATTGGAAAAAGTGTAAATTAGAGGATATTTGTACTATTAAAAAGCGTTCCATTTCTCCTGAAGTTGGAATGAGGTACACTTTATATAGTTTACCCGCTTTTGATATGGAGAAAACACCTGAATACGTTAAAGGAGAAGACATCAAAAGCAATAAATTATTGGTGGAACCGAATGCCATTTTATACAACAAATTAAATATAAAATTTAAAAGGGTATGGAAATTAGGTTCTAGTTTAAAAGAAAATACGATCTGTTCTACGGAATTTTTGCCCATTTATGCAAACAAGATTGAACAAGCTTTTCTATTTTATATTTTAACAAGCCCCTTCTTTACAGATGCAATGATTGGATGTGCTACGGGGACTTCTAATAGTCATCAACGCATCCAATCTTCTAATGTGTTGAATTATGATATTTTATTGCCGCCGGTGGAGGAACAGAAGAGGATTGCGGGGATATTGGGGGCGTTGGATGATAAGATTGAACTGCTGCAAAAGCAAAATAAAACGCTAGAAGATATGGCAAAGGCCATCTTTAAGAGTTGGTTTGTGGATTTTGACGTCGTCCACGCCAAACAAAAAGGCCTCCCCAAAGCCGATATCATACGTGAGTATCACTTAACCGACGAACTTTACGATTTATTCCCGTCCGATTTTGAAAACTCCTCTCTCGGCCTCATCCCTCTCGGCTGGCAAGTAAAAACATTGGGAGATATTTCAACATGTTATGATTCTAAACGTATTCCATTATCCAATAGAGAACGTGCTGAACGGCAAGGAAATTATCCTTACTATGGTGCAACATCGATAATGGATCATGTCGATGATTTTCTCTTCGATGGAATATATTTGTTGTTAGGAGAGGACGGTTCTGTTGTCAAACCCGAAGGGACGCCCTTTCTGCAATATGTTTTTGGAAAAATATGGGTAAATAATCATGCACATGTGTTACAAGGAAAAGCTCCAGTTGGTACAGAATTTTTGTATCTGTTTTTAAGTGATGTACAAATACAACCCTACGTCACAGGAGCGGTACAAGCCAAATTGAATCAAAAGAATATGAACAGCATCCCTGTCTGCATGGCAACAGAAGATTTTGTCAGACAATTTCAAGGAATTATTGAGATATATTTTGTAAAAATTAGAAGCAATTTAAAACAAATACAAACATTGACGGAGTTACGCGACACGCTTTTACCACCCCTCATCTCCGGAAAAATCAGAGTGTAA
- a CDS encoding SAM-dependent DNA methyltransferase, protein MDNATKQKLWKTADQLRSNMDAAEYKHVVLGLIFLKYISDSFSTLRTTMQEDEYYRQNPQYMEEDMRAYAAQHNAFWVPQEARWEFLRNNAPQPNIGKLIDDAMLSIEKENPKLKNILNKNYARLSLPQGRLADLINTISTIGFEDGQTAPDTLGEVYEYFLGMFADAEGKRGGQFYTAVSVVKTMVAIMAPRENTKVYDPCCGSGGMFVQSGRFVKLHQGTGNLSIYGQESNPTTWRLAAMNLAIRGIEFDLGKEPADTFHNDQHPNLRADYILANPPFNISDWGGEKLEKDARWQYGIPPAGNANYAWIQHMLAHLAPTGVMGTVLANGSMSSNTGGEGEIRARLLENDLVECMVALPGQLFFNTQIPVCLWFLRKQKKRKGEVLFIDARNLGFMADRTRREFTDADIAQIADTYHSWRGDEFAPKGKKYADVKGFCKSATLAEIKANDYVLTPGRYVGVADTAEDDEAFAAKMARLTKDLQDQMTQSAELDTQIKENLAKLGWR, encoded by the coding sequence ATGGATAACGCCACAAAACAAAAACTTTGGAAAACCGCCGACCAACTCCGCTCCAACATGGACGCTGCCGAATATAAACACGTCGTTCTCGGGCTTATTTTCTTAAAATACATTTCCGATTCTTTCTCCACCTTGCGCACCACCATGCAGGAAGACGAATACTACCGCCAAAACCCGCAATATATGGAAGAAGATATGCGTGCCTATGCCGCCCAGCACAATGCCTTTTGGGTGCCGCAGGAAGCGCGCTGGGAGTTTCTGCGTAACAATGCCCCACAGCCCAACATCGGCAAACTCATTGACGATGCCATGTTATCCATTGAAAAAGAAAACCCAAAACTCAAAAACATTTTGAATAAAAACTACGCGCGCCTTTCCTTGCCGCAAGGCCGCTTGGCAGATTTAATCAATACTATTTCCACCATTGGCTTTGAAGACGGCCAAACCGCGCCCGATACGTTGGGCGAAGTGTACGAATATTTTTTAGGTATGTTTGCCGATGCCGAAGGCAAACGCGGCGGCCAATTCTACACGGCGGTCTCCGTCGTTAAAACTATGGTGGCCATTATGGCTCCGCGCGAAAATACCAAAGTTTATGACCCCTGTTGTGGTTCGGGGGGAATGTTTGTGCAGAGCGGCCGCTTTGTAAAGCTCCACCAAGGTACAGGCAACCTGTCTATTTACGGACAGGAAAGCAACCCCACCACGTGGCGTTTGGCGGCGATGAACTTGGCTATTCGTGGGATAGAGTTTGACCTGGGCAAAGAGCCGGCCGACACCTTCCATAATGACCAACACCCCAATTTACGCGCCGATTACATTTTGGCAAACCCGCCGTTCAACATTTCCGATTGGGGCGGTGAAAAGTTGGAAAAAGATGCCCGTTGGCAGTATGGTATTCCGCCTGCGGGTAATGCCAACTATGCGTGGATTCAGCATATGCTCGCGCACTTGGCGCCCACAGGGGTCATGGGGACGGTGCTTGCCAACGGCTCTATGAGTTCCAATACAGGCGGCGAGGGAGAAATCCGTGCGCGCCTGCTGGAAAACGATTTGGTGGAATGTATGGTGGCCTTGCCGGGGCAGTTATTCTTTAATACGCAAATTCCGGTGTGTTTGTGGTTCTTGCGCAAGCAGAAAAAGCGCAAAGGCGAAGTGCTGTTTATTGACGCGCGCAACTTAGGTTTCATGGCCGATAGAACACGGCGCGAATTTACAGATGCGGATATTGCCCAAATTGCGGATACTTATCACTCCTGGCGCGGTGATGAATTTGCCCCCAAAGGCAAGAAATACGCGGACGTAAAGGGCTTTTGCAAGTCCGCCACACTAGCCGAAATTAAAGCCAATGACTATGTACTCACCCCTGGCCGCTATGTAGGCGTAGCCGATACTGCCGAAGATGACGAGGCCTTTGCCGCCAAAATGGCACGGCTGACCAAAGATTTACAAGACCAAATGACTCAAAGTGCAGAGTTAGACACCCAGATTAAAGAGAATTTGGCTAAATTAGGGTGGAGATAA
- a CDS encoding metal-sensitive transcriptional regulator — translation MPTQHPCHKAELPRLNRIIGQLEGIKKMIEEQRYCPEILIQLKAVRSAIVSVEKNILSTHLEKCVTDSFKDQDMAKERIAEIKELFNKLQN, via the coding sequence ATGCCCACTCAACACCCTTGTCACAAAGCTGAACTTCCTAGATTAAATAGAATTATCGGTCAGTTGGAAGGTATTAAAAAAATGATAGAAGAGCAGAGATATTGCCCCGAAATTTTAATTCAATTAAAAGCGGTGCGTTCTGCTATTGTGTCTGTGGAAAAAAATATTTTATCCACCCATTTGGAAAAATGCGTGACGGATTCTTTTAAAGATCAAGACATGGCCAAGGAAAGAATCGCGGAAATTAAAGAGCTTTTTAATAAACTTCAAAATTAA
- a CDS encoding DUF4424 family protein: MKKTFLALLFVFSFAATSIANDTAGTILPTGGVVFEKQDGIKMKVEALYIRPYQIEVNYLFENTTDKDINTQMFFPLPQMPAVKEYLGDEAHDYKFKLWVNGKTKPYQTHWTVTQNDKDITNDVFILFYRPEEVITDQQLAKRIQTLQEETRQKLQDKKIIEWGWTLDRDKGEIQNWKIPDDTNWKKQISYSWQQTFPAHKTVSVRHTYTPTAIYNNVGFPFSECINRESELYKSFAYIPENENTYSLEHLQARNYLEYILTTANNWQGPIESFNLIVQSPFKSVGCFDGEAFYGEEYYAVNRQDYTPEWDLSAEFLVNGVLPFNRTQKNIPVLYRIDGPANLRDNPNGKVIGQLANDTYVWVWPEEKKGKWYPVMQNQIKGYTHKQNLIKVF; the protein is encoded by the coding sequence ATGAAAAAAACATTCCTAGCTCTATTGTTTGTATTTTCTTTTGCAGCGACGTCTATTGCCAATGACACAGCCGGTACAATACTTCCCACCGGCGGGGTCGTGTTTGAAAAACAGGACGGGATAAAAATGAAAGTAGAAGCCCTTTATATCCGTCCGTACCAAATAGAAGTGAACTATCTTTTTGAAAATACAACGGATAAAGATATTAACACACAAATGTTTTTCCCTTTACCGCAAATGCCCGCCGTCAAAGAATATTTAGGTGATGAGGCACACGATTATAAATTTAAATTATGGGTTAACGGAAAGACGAAACCATATCAGACACATTGGACTGTCACCCAAAACGATAAAGATATTACAAACGACGTGTTTATCCTATTTTACCGTCCCGAAGAAGTTATTACGGATCAACAATTAGCCAAACGCATCCAAACCTTACAGGAAGAAACCCGTCAAAAATTACAGGATAAAAAAATTATTGAGTGGGGTTGGACATTGGATAGAGATAAAGGCGAAATACAAAATTGGAAAATACCGGACGATACAAATTGGAAAAAACAAATTTCCTATTCGTGGCAGCAAACTTTTCCGGCACACAAAACAGTATCTGTTCGGCATACCTATACTCCTACTGCCATTTATAATAATGTGGGCTTTCCCTTTTCCGAATGTATTAACAGGGAGAGTGAGCTGTATAAATCATTTGCCTATATACCGGAAAATGAAAATACATACTCCCTAGAGCATCTGCAGGCTCGTAATTACTTAGAATATATTCTTACAACCGCTAATAATTGGCAAGGGCCGATTGAAAGTTTCAATTTAATCGTGCAAAGTCCGTTCAAATCGGTCGGCTGTTTTGACGGAGAGGCATTTTACGGTGAGGAATATTATGCCGTTAATCGGCAAGACTATACCCCAGAGTGGGATTTATCTGCAGAATTTCTGGTAAATGGAGTATTACCCTTTAACCGTACACAAAAAAATATTCCTGTACTTTACCGCATAGACGGCCCTGCCAATTTGCGCGATAACCCCAATGGGAAAGTAATCGGCCAATTAGCAAACGACACCTATGTATGGGTTTGGCCTGAGGAGAAAAAAGGCAAATGGTACCCCGTCATGCAAAACCAAATAAAGGGCTACACGCACAAACAAAATTTGATAAAAGTGTTTTAA
- a CDS encoding SIS domain-containing protein yields MNNSLKNPYFQAVENLLQKIEQTQSDTLEKAAQAIALSLEKNGILHTFGCGHSGSVTVDAFHRSGCFAAVDAILDPGLMFQSGAHTGTAFERLEGYSKAVLAKHTFQPQDILLTVSNSGKNPAGIDAVLYAKERGVTTIVITAAGSHQKSASRHSSGKMLKDVGDIVIDNCCSANETSLEVAGVDVAPISTVAGVSIFQAILFRAAQIMAEKGLEIPVYRSSNAGGDEHNTRLAAKYEGRIKYLD; encoded by the coding sequence ATGAACAACTCACTTAAAAACCCATATTTTCAAGCAGTAGAAAACTTACTGCAAAAAATAGAACAAACCCAGAGCGACACTCTGGAAAAAGCCGCCCAAGCCATTGCCCTTTCTTTGGAAAAAAATGGTATTTTGCATACCTTTGGTTGCGGCCATAGTGGCAGTGTGACGGTAGATGCTTTTCACCGTAGTGGCTGTTTTGCAGCGGTGGATGCCATTTTGGATCCGGGCCTTATGTTTCAAAGCGGTGCTCATACAGGAACGGCTTTTGAGAGACTAGAAGGCTATAGCAAAGCGGTTTTGGCCAAGCATACGTTCCAACCGCAAGACATATTGCTCACCGTATCCAATTCAGGCAAAAATCCTGCCGGTATTGATGCGGTATTGTATGCCAAAGAACGCGGTGTCACCACCATTGTCATTACCGCAGCAGGCTCTCACCAAAAAAGTGCTTCCCGTCATTCCAGCGGAAAAATGCTGAAAGACGTAGGTGATATTGTGATAGACAATTGTTGCTCTGCCAATGAAACCTCCTTAGAAGTGGCCGGAGTAGATGTGGCACCTATTTCTACAGTGGCAGGGGTCAGCATTTTTCAGGCAATCCTTTTCCGCGCGGCTCAAATCATGGCGGAAAAAGGGTTGGAAATCCCCGTCTATCGCAGTAGTAATGCCGGCGGAGACGAGCATAACACCCGTTTGGCTGCTAAGTATGAAGGACGCATTAAATATTTAGATTAA